Within the Catalinimonas niigatensis genome, the region ATCAGAATTTGATACTTACCCGGATAGATTCTTATCCATTGAATAAAAATACATATGTGAGGATTGTCTTTTCTTCATCTAAAGTCGTGCATCTTTTCAGCTTATCTTGCAGACTAATAAGTCAAAAGTATTCATGAAAATAGAAACGATTATCTAAGATGTTAAATGAAATAACCAGTATAAAAGCGATCAAATTAGGAATTGTTGTATTGTGTATGATGACTGCAACTCCTCTTTTCAGTCAGGGAATAGACTATACTGTGAAACCCAAAAAAATTAACTACAAAAATGAATGGAATAAAGGGTTGGTTACTTTTCATGATGGAAAAACCATTCAATGTGAATTATCTTACAACCCTTCGGCAGCAGAAAACTCATTAAAAATAAAAGAGGGTAATAAGATCATAAAAGGCACAGTATCCAATGTCAAAAGCTTTGCCTATTATGATGAAGCTAATTCGTCAGAGCACAAGTATTTTTGTTTCTCGGTTAGCAACAATAAACGGATGTTTGTAGAATTACTCTATAAAGACGCGTTTTACTCTATACTCGGAGGAAAATCTATCCTGAGTAGCAAGAAGGTTGAAAATACAAACACCATAACTTCTGATAATAATATTCAATACCAAAAATTCCTGATTGACATTGAACAGGGACTGATGTACGACCTTACCCCTGTAAATTTAAAAAGTATAATGCAGGATAAAGAAAAAGAAATTAAGGATTTTATAAGCACTAGGCAACTACAATTTAAAAGTATACAGGATTATACTCTAGTCATAAAGGAATATGAAAGACTGACGAAGTAGGCAATCCTGCTTTTCTAAGCTTTGCCATAAACACACTGGCAGAGGCTATCAATGTATATGATTAACCATCCAGTTGTTTGAAACCAAAGGAATAGGATTGATCATGCAAAATAAATGATGAAGCCAGCTTTGACTGGCTTGCTTTTTCATCATCAAATTTTGGAGAAGATTTATTCTACTGATAAACTCATGATCAGAGTTTATGTAAGCCGTCGTTTTGTTTAGATGTATATCGCGTAAGTATGTATTTCTGAGGAATTAGTTACCTTTCCTTCTGCATCTGGAACATTATGAATAGTGCGTGTTTCTCCAGATGGCCCCATATTGAAATTCATTGCTTCATCTTTACGAATAAAACCGAAACCCCCGCAGGCAGATATAAACAATACCCATTCTTCTGTGTCAAAGTTATCAATGTTAGCTTTTAGATATTCTTCAGATGTAACTAGCTTTTTCATGATTAAAAAATTAAAAGTTTGTTGATTCACTGTGCTTATTCTAATATAGTAAAATAAATATTTACATTATTTATTTATTTAAATAATTTTCTATAAAAGTTTTATTGAAAGTTTACTCTACACAACTAAAAATATAGAGCTTTGAAAAGCAGAAAGGAAACGAGAGTTTTGGTGAATAGACAAAACAGATCGTTTCCCGATGAATCGGACTGCCGGGCGGCAATGTTTCATTGCCGAAGTTGCAGAAATTCTATGAGTAGTGCCGATTGTGCAGAACTTAGCCCGGAAGAAATTTATATCTCAGTTCACTCTAGATTGACCCGCCGCAATGTACAGTTCTGTCAAGTAGCTCAGTATCTTAACGACACGGTAAAGGTAGCCAGTAATGAAGTTCGCATCACGGATTTTTTCCGAGAGCCAGGCCGCCGTTGACTTAGATTATATCTGTGTGGCCACGCACGTTACTGCCCAAGAAGAAAAAACTCAGGCTTTGTATTGATCGTACTGAATTGAGTTTTGGGATACATCAAGTTAAAATTCATATGGTGGTGGTCGGATACAGAGACATTTCTGTGCCGCTCTACTGGGAAATGTTGGACAATAACAGTGGTAATTCTTTTGTCAAAGGCGAAGTAATTTGTTGGGTTTTTGTATTGATTGGCACAGAGCAGATTGGTTTGGTCATTGGAGACCGAGAGTTCTTCGCTCATCAGTGCTTCAAATATCTCAAAGATAGAGGAATACGCTTTGTGATGTGCTTGCCTAACCTTCACAAGATTCATTGTCTAGGCGATCGTATACAAACTGTAACCACTTTAGTATTAACTGAAAACAAGCCACTTTCGCTCTGTAACTGTCTGGTTGATGGGGTAGTAGGGCAGGTATGGACGATGCTTTTGGAGGATGGGGACTATCTGTTCTTATTTGGTACGGTGGAAGTAATGTTCATGAGAGTGCTTTATCGTAAACGTTGGAGTATTGAAGAGGCCGCCGCAGCGGTCTGCTTTCAGAACATGAAAAAAATAGGGTTCAATTTAGAAGACACCCATTTGCAGGACAATAACAAGCTTAAAAAAGCAAGTGGCTCTAGTAAGTATAGCCTAGGCTTTTTGTGCTAGTTTAGGCATCTATTATTCCCGAAAAGTAGAGAGGATCAGAATAAAAAACTACGACTACAAAGTCAACAGCTTCGTGCAAAAGGGCATTGATTTAGTGCAAGAATGCTTCCGTGCCGGGAACTATATACCTAACAAAGTACTTGACCGATTTTTTAGTGTTATCCGATACATTCAAATATTGACCCTTCACCATCCGCCACTAAAAACGGTTGAATAGAGTAATTTTTCTCAACTTCCTCTGACGATTTCATATTAAACTATGAAATGATAAATGCAAATCTTTCTTTAATGAAATATTAGTCTCTTAGATCTTCTATCTCTTCAGCTTTTAGAGGCAGGTAATCTCCTAATTTACGGCTGCCCTCATCGGTGATAAGAAAATTATCTTCAATACGTATTCCTCCGAAATCACGAATTTTATCCAGTTTTTCATAATTGATGAAGTTAGTATGTATTTTTTCGGCTTTCCAACGATCTATGAGTTCTGGAATGATGTAAATGCCCGGTTCTACTGTTAATGTATTGGACAGTTCCAGTTCCTTACCCAGGCGAAGAGATTTTAATCCAAACTCCTTACTTTTTTTGATAGTGTCAGAATAACCTACAAAATGCTCACCCAGGTCTTCCATGTCATGTACATCCAGCCCGATCATATGGCCAAGGCCACACTGAAAAAACATCGTATGTGCCCCGGCATTTACGGCTTCTTTTGCATCTCCTTTCATAAGTCCTATCCCTTTCAGGCCGCTGACCAGTTCTTCCGCAGCCAGCAGATGGATATCCCGAAAGGGTACTCCCGGATGCAAGGCGTCCACTGCTTTGTGGTATGCTGAAAGTACGATATTGTACATGTCTTTTTGTAGAGGGCTAAAATGTTTGCTCACCGGAAAAGTACGCGTCAGGTCACCGGCATAGTGTAGCGGTGTTTCGGCCCCGGCATCCACCAACACCATATCACCTTCTTTCATGGTATTGCCATAGTAGTGGTTGTGCAGTGTTTGTCCATTGATGGTCAGAATAATTGGGTAGGCAATGTCGCCTCCTTCACTGATGGCCTTGCCTCTTACCTGACCCACCAGATCGTACTCCTTCATGCCCGGCCAGGCTGACTGAATAGCCAGCAGATGCATCTCGTTGGAGATATTGACTGCTTTCTCCATATCTTTTATTTCCTCATCACTTTTATAAGCCCTTTGTGCGATCACCGCATTGATCAAGTCCTGAGAAACATAAGCATCTATTTCGGTAAGTGGAATATTCAGAAGCTGATGCAGCTTGAACTCCCGTTCAGCACGATAGGGTGGCAGGAAGCGTATGCTTCTGTTTTTTTGCCGGGCCTTTTGAAGATAGCTGCTCAAATCCTTTAAAGAAGCAGACTTTGCAATTCCGCCTCTTTCTGCCCTGTCGGCGACAGAAGGCAAAGATCCGGTCCAGATGATATGGTCTATGGAAACATCATCTCCAAACAATATTTCCTGATCTTCATCCAGATCAATCACTACGGCAAGGTCGGGAATGTCAATACCTGTATAATACAAAAATGTGCTGTCCTGGCGAAAAGGATACCAATTGTCGCGAAAGTTCATGCTACTTTCCTCATTACCCAGTAATAAGATCAGACCATCCTGAAACTGTTCTTTCAGAATCTGTCTTCTTTTCTGATATACCAGGATTTCAAATCTATCGGTGGTTGCCATGTATTTTTTGATTAATTTCCTGTATTGTTATTCGTTACTTCGTTCTTAGGTCCGGCAGGAAGATGCGTTTTGAGATAATGCGTCAACAATTCTCTCAGATGACGGCTGGTATTTTCACCTTCGTAAATGCCATGCGAACGATTGGGATAGGCCATCATAGAAAAAAACTTGTTATGCCTGATCAACTCATTGACGATCACTTCCGTATTCTGATAGTGCACATTATCATCTCCGGTACCATGTACAATCAATAAATTGCCCTTAAGGTTTTTGGCAAATGTCAGCGGAGATCCTTCTTTATATCCTTCCTCATTTTCCCAGGGCAGACCCATATAGCGTTCCTGGTAAATATTATCGTACAAGAGCTGATTGCCCACTGGTGCTACCGACATACCGGTATGATACAATTCAGGATAACGGAACATCATGTTGAGGGTCATGGAACCGCCCCCGCTCCAGCCCCATACACCGATGCGGTCAACATCCACAAAATCATAGGTTTTGAGAATTTCCCTAAGACCGCCTGCCTGATCCTGAGAAGAGATGATGCCAATTTTGCCATAGATGGATTTTCGCCAATCCCGTCCTTTAGGAGCAGGCGTTCCTCTATTGTCCATACTTATCACGATGTAGCCCTGCTGGGTCAGCATCAGGTGCCAGAGATAGTTACTTCCTCCCCAGCGATCAACGACCGTCTGACCAGCAGGTTCACCGTAGACATGAAACAAAACCGGATACTTCCGACTGGGGTCAAAGTCATAAGGTTTCATCATATAGGCATCCATTTCAACGCCCCCATCAGTAGTCACTTTAAAAAATTCTGTGGAAGATTTTTTTAGTTGTGATACTTTATTTTTCAATTTTTCATTTTCTTCTAAAGATTTGACTATCTGATGTTTAGGTAAGCTGATCAAAGCTATACCTGGAGGTAGTCCTGCAGCAGAATAAGTATGAATTGCCCACTTGGCATTGGGAGAAATATTATAACTATGGGTACCGGCCTGACCTGCCGGGCTCAGCCGTTCTGCTTTCCCTTTTCGGTTTAACTTGCTTCTGTAAAGATAACGTTGAGTGGCATTATCAGGTGAGGCGATGAAGTAGAGCCAGCCACCTTTTTCATCTATCCGGGCAATGCTGATCACATCAAATTCCCAGGGTGTGATATCAGTTTCTTCTCCGTTTTCCGGAGAAATCAGATACACATGCTGCCAGCCGTTTTTCTCACTGATCCAGCTAAACTGCTTGCCCTCATTGATCCACTGCCAGTCATCCACCACATCCAGCCAGGCTTCATCAGTATCGGTATAGACAGTCTTTACTTTACCGGAACTGGCTTCGCAGTACATCACCTCATTGGTATTTTGGTGTCGGTTGAGGTGCTGGATGTAGATACCTTTGGTATCAGGGCTCCAGAGCATACGGGGAATGTAGTTGTTTTTCGGATCGCCTGGAACGTTCATCCACTGCGTCTGTCCTCCACTGGTGGCGATGATACCTACTTTACAGGCCGAATTGTCCTGTCCTACTTTAGGATACTGTACCGGAATGGTATAAGAGTATATGGAATCCGTATTGTTGATCATGAGAAAATCCTGGATATCTGAAGCATCCAGTTGCCAGTAGGCTATCTTTTGCCCATCAGGACTCCACTGAAAGCCATCGCGAGCGCCAAATTCTTCTTCATAAGCCCAGTCAAAAGTACCGTTGATAATGTATTCGGTGCCATCTGAGGTGAGCTGTGTTACTTCTCCCTTATTCAGATTTTCAATATAAATATTATGTTCACTCACATAAGCAACCCGATCGGATTGCGGAGAGAATTTGGCAAACATCAGAGAAGATTCGGGAAGATCACTTCCAAGTTGATGAAGTTCGGATGACTGGACATCCAACACCCAATAATCACCGCGGGTATGATAGCGCCAGACTCTCTGAGTGTTGGTAAAGATCAGTAGCTTACTTTTGTCCGCTGACCATTCGTAGCCACGGATGGAAATTGGGTTGCTTGCTCCTTCAGGAATTAAGTGAGCTGAAGAAATTAAAATTTCTCTGTTTCCTTTATTCGTGGAATAACGTACAATATCTTGTCCACCTTCAATTTGGATGGATGGCTCCAGCGTGGTATAACCTTCTCCTTCATCCAGCCATTGGCTTGAACCAAAGCTTTCTGAGGAAAACTCATTACTGGAAAAGATACGCTCTAAAGTGAGTAGCGCATCATCTTGCGCTTTTACAGTTTGAAGGGATATCGTTGCTACCAGCATGGCCAGGGCAAGTCTATACAGGAGTGTAGTAAATTGAATGTTCATAAATCAAACGGCTAGAGGTGTTAGAGCGTAAAATATCTACAGATCGTAAAACTTCCATCTGGTTTTGAAATTCTTTTGAGGAGGCTCATCCAGCAAGATTGCTCTGAGCATTTCCACCGGCATCATATTTTCTCGCATCACAGCATCATGGTATTGCCGGTAGGTCATTTTACCACTGTCTACCAGTTCTTTTTTGAGTGCTTCAAATTGTAAACCTCCGATCATGTAGGCCAACTGGTATAACGGACTATAGTT harbors:
- a CDS encoding transposase, producing the protein MWPRTLLPKKKKLRLCIDRTELSFGIHQVKIHMVVVGYRDISVPLYWEMLDNNSGNSFVKGEVICWVFVLIGTEQIGLVIGDREFFAHQCFKYLKDRGIRFVMCLPNLHKIHCLGDRIQTVTTLVLTENKPLSLCNCLVDGVVGQVWTMLLEDGDYLFLFGTVEVMFMRVLYRKRWSIEEAAAAVCFQNMKKIGFNLEDTHLQDNNKLKKASGSSKYSLGFLC
- a CDS encoding S9 family peptidase, translated to MNIQFTTLLYRLALAMLVATISLQTVKAQDDALLTLERIFSSNEFSSESFGSSQWLDEGEGYTTLEPSIQIEGGQDIVRYSTNKGNREILISSAHLIPEGASNPISIRGYEWSADKSKLLIFTNTQRVWRYHTRGDYWVLDVQSSELHQLGSDLPESSLMFAKFSPQSDRVAYVSEHNIYIENLNKGEVTQLTSDGTEYIINGTFDWAYEEEFGARDGFQWSPDGQKIAYWQLDASDIQDFLMINNTDSIYSYTIPVQYPKVGQDNSACKVGIIATSGGQTQWMNVPGDPKNNYIPRMLWSPDTKGIYIQHLNRHQNTNEVMYCEASSGKVKTVYTDTDEAWLDVVDDWQWINEGKQFSWISEKNGWQHVYLISPENGEETDITPWEFDVISIARIDEKGGWLYFIASPDNATQRYLYRSKLNRKGKAERLSPAGQAGTHSYNISPNAKWAIHTYSAAGLPPGIALISLPKHQIVKSLEENEKLKNKVSQLKKSSTEFFKVTTDGGVEMDAYMMKPYDFDPSRKYPVLFHVYGEPAGQTVVDRWGGSNYLWHLMLTQQGYIVISMDNRGTPAPKGRDWRKSIYGKIGIISSQDQAGGLREILKTYDFVDVDRIGVWGWSGGGSMTLNMMFRYPELYHTGMSVAPVGNQLLYDNIYQERYMGLPWENEEGYKEGSPLTFAKNLKGNLLIVHGTGDDNVHYQNTEVIVNELIRHNKFFSMMAYPNRSHGIYEGENTSRHLRELLTHYLKTHLPAGPKNEVTNNNTGN
- a CDS encoding aminopeptidase P family protein; this translates as MATTDRFEILVYQKRRQILKEQFQDGLILLLGNEESSMNFRDNWYPFRQDSTFLYYTGIDIPDLAVVIDLDEDQEILFGDDVSIDHIIWTGSLPSVADRAERGGIAKSASLKDLSSYLQKARQKNRSIRFLPPYRAEREFKLHQLLNIPLTEIDAYVSQDLINAVIAQRAYKSDEEIKDMEKAVNISNEMHLLAIQSAWPGMKEYDLVGQVRGKAISEGGDIAYPIILTINGQTLHNHYYGNTMKEGDMVLVDAGAETPLHYAGDLTRTFPVSKHFSPLQKDMYNIVLSAYHKAVDALHPGVPFRDIHLLAAEELVSGLKGIGLMKGDAKEAVNAGAHTMFFQCGLGHMIGLDVHDMEDLGEHFVGYSDTIKKSKEFGLKSLRLGKELELSNTLTVEPGIYIIPELIDRWKAEKIHTNFINYEKLDKIRDFGGIRIEDNFLITDEGSRKLGDYLPLKAEEIEDLRD